One window of the Roseofilum capinflatum BLCC-M114 genome contains the following:
- a CDS encoding alpha/beta hydrolase, whose translation MKTPQLKTLLIGKFSLFRLLRSAIAIYAILCVYIFLIADSRIFLPPLSSYQTLPQTQTLTSTSGIQITGQYLPHPNARYTLLYSHGNAEDLGMIQPVLEHFNQLGFSVFAYDYRGYGTSQGRPTERGAYEDIRAAYAYLTETLEIPPSQIILYGRSVGGGPSIDLATQTPIAALVTENTFISVLRVVTWIPLFPFDKFNNIAKIKQINAPLLIFHAKLDRVIPFIHGQKLYQVANSPKMLVPIEGLGHNDWMGRVDLYNESLPKILGLKPRPKS comes from the coding sequence ATGAAAACTCCACAGTTAAAAACCCTGTTAATTGGCAAATTTTCCTTGTTTCGTCTGCTGCGATCGGCGATCGCCATTTATGCTATTCTTTGTGTTTACATTTTCTTAATCGCAGACAGTAGAATTTTTCTGCCCCCCCTATCTAGCTATCAAACTCTACCCCAGACCCAGACCCTTACCTCTACATCGGGAATCCAAATTACCGGTCAATATTTGCCCCATCCCAACGCCAGATATACCCTACTCTATAGCCATGGTAATGCCGAAGATCTGGGCATGATTCAACCCGTTCTCGAACATTTCAATCAACTGGGGTTTAGCGTGTTTGCCTATGACTATCGAGGCTATGGAACCAGTCAAGGACGACCGACAGAACGAGGTGCATATGAAGATATTCGCGCTGCCTATGCCTATCTCACGGAAACTCTAGAGATTCCCCCCAGTCAAATTATCCTCTATGGTCGTTCTGTGGGTGGGGGCCCGTCCATTGATTTAGCCACCCAGACTCCTATCGCTGCCCTAGTGACTGAAAACACATTTATTTCCGTCTTGCGGGTGGTGACTTGGATACCTTTATTTCCGTTTGACAAATTTAATAATATTGCCAAAATCAAACAAATTAACGCTCCTCTCCTCATTTTTCATGCCAAACTGGATCGGGTAATTCCCTTTATCCATGGTCAGAAACTCTACCAAGTCGCCAATAGCCCGAAAATGTTGGTTCCTATTGAAGGCTTAGGGCATAATGATTGGATGGGAAGAGTCGATCTCTATAACGAAAGTTTACCAAAAATATTGGGTCTAAAGCCCCGTCCTAAGTCCTAG
- a CDS encoding thiamine phosphate synthase, whose product MAELYNGHVMGKSVIYRILDANLDRAREGLRIIEEWCRFGLNNPDLTEECKRLRQELAQWHTAEIRAARNTPDDPGTQLTHEREEYRGTIHQLLQANLCRVEEALRVLEEYGKLEDRQMGRVCKQMRYRVYTLESQLMAYGRHQQLLEAQLYLVTSPMPELLEVVEAALQGGLKLIQYRDKNTEDGERFALAQSLRQLCDRYGALFLINDRIDLALAVDADGVHLGQQDLPIAVARELLGPQKIIGRSTTNPEEMKRAIAEGADYVGVGPVFATPTKPNKAAAGYEYVRYAAQHCPIPWFAIGGIDVNNFNEVLESGAHRIAVVRAIMEAEQPTLVTQYFLSQLVRMETMKAIQNTQVGRG is encoded by the coding sequence ATGGCGGAGCTATACAACGGTCACGTTATGGGAAAATCTGTAATTTATCGCATTTTGGATGCTAATCTAGACCGCGCCAGAGAAGGACTGCGGATTATTGAGGAGTGGTGTCGGTTTGGGTTGAATAACCCGGATCTAACGGAGGAGTGTAAGCGGTTGCGCCAGGAATTGGCCCAATGGCATACGGCGGAAATTCGGGCAGCGCGGAATACGCCGGACGATCCGGGAACCCAGTTAACCCACGAACGGGAAGAATATCGGGGAACGATTCATCAGTTGCTCCAGGCGAATTTATGCCGGGTTGAGGAGGCGCTGCGGGTTCTGGAGGAGTATGGGAAACTGGAAGACCGGCAGATGGGCCGGGTGTGTAAGCAAATGCGCTATCGGGTCTATACTCTGGAGAGCCAGCTCATGGCCTATGGTCGCCATCAGCAGCTTTTGGAGGCTCAGTTATATTTGGTGACTTCTCCGATGCCGGAGTTGTTGGAGGTGGTGGAGGCGGCTCTGCAAGGGGGGCTGAAGCTGATTCAATATCGGGATAAGAATACTGAGGATGGGGAGCGTTTTGCTTTGGCTCAGAGTTTGCGCCAATTGTGCGATCGCTATGGTGCTTTATTCTTGATTAATGACCGAATAGATTTGGCGTTGGCAGTGGATGCGGATGGAGTCCATTTGGGACAACAGGATCTGCCTATTGCTGTGGCGCGGGAACTATTGGGCCCCCAGAAAATTATTGGCCGCTCGACGACGAACCCGGAAGAGATGAAACGGGCGATCGCCGAAGGTGCTGATTATGTGGGGGTGGGCCCAGTGTTTGCTACGCCGACGAAACCCAATAAAGCGGCGGCTGGCTATGAGTATGTGCGCTATGCGGCCCAACATTGTCCCATTCCCTGGTTTGCGATCGGTGGTATCGATGTGAATAATTTTAATGAGGTGCTAGAGTCAGGCGCTCACCGTATTGCCGTAGTTCGAGCGATTATGGAAGCAGAGCAACCCACCTTAGTGACTCAATATTTCCTCTCCCAATTGGTGCGGATGGAAACCATGAAAGCGATTCAAAATACTCAAGTCGGGAGGGGTTGA
- the thiS gene encoding sulfur carrier protein ThiS: MTEVTLQVNGESRTCAIGMSLPQFLESIDLNPRLVAVEYNGEILHRQFWDTTEMKEGDRLEIVTIVGGG; encoded by the coding sequence ATGACAGAAGTCACCTTACAGGTGAATGGGGAATCCCGAACTTGTGCCATCGGCATGAGTTTACCCCAGTTCTTGGAATCCATAGACTTAAATCCGCGCTTGGTGGCAGTGGAATATAACGGGGAAATCCTCCATCGCCAGTTTTGGGATACAACTGAGATGAAAGAGGGCGATCGCCTGGAAATCGTCACCATCGTGGGCGGTGGGTAG
- a CDS encoding PEP-CTERM sorting domain-containing protein (PEP-CTERM proteins occur, often in large numbers, in the proteomes of bacteria that also encode an exosortase, a predicted intramembrane cysteine proteinase. The presence of a PEP-CTERM domain at a protein's C-terminus predicts cleavage within the sorting domain, followed by covalent anchoring to some some component of the (usually Gram-negative) cell surface. Many PEP-CTERM proteins exhibit an unusual sequence composition that includes large numbers of potential glycosylation sites. Expression of one such protein has been shown restore the ability of a bacterium to form floc, a type of biofilm.) has protein sequence MKLQSLPLMAATSVMASLCNLLVSLPAQASFTFSRIATTQANPFGSSYDNLGMGLGTQGGMSSYRPSSLFSEIVNTPQRRGVAVNTSTSTVAYYAEEKGIQGIYTRTGNGAPKLIIDTSATSGFKSIGQGMAINNNGTVAFFATKKTGETGIFTHDGVVGNQPKQIAKIGAPYTSIYPGVSINDDGTVAFLAAIPPSNSPIASISNFSRSEVFTSDGTTTHKITDCTGLGAGSQACPLIPTSPTINNDGDVGFASKNGIFTSSPGSPISVIMADQGGQNFWLNYYREPNINDNDLISAYAHNAGPGQLIFSSNGVQGQMVAGNNFTTSRDPSTFLHVGTSAINNRDIVAFMANQIGVGKGIFIGADAQKDKVIGVGSTLSGAKVVDLAMDRESFNDNNEISFWARLDNGTQGIYRANKFGDSQFNPFMPNCVQNGATFSFCNAKPRLWYDPPSAYGFDYRMTSDSLFTEIMNLPVGFTDPFKVMVDNIFLGEFTAGDSVNFSDYSELLGDLLVEGSGVKAFSVLGLNVDPSNPDVFPIKLDANTETISFDMYARMQEDSSDIPEPSALFGLMLVGTGFLLKKGVQKH, from the coding sequence ATGAAACTTCAATCTCTTCCCTTAATGGCTGCCACCTCAGTGATGGCATCCCTATGCAATTTGCTCGTCTCTCTTCCCGCTCAAGCCAGTTTTACCTTTAGCCGCATTGCCACCACCCAAGCCAATCCTTTTGGCAGTTCTTATGACAACCTGGGTATGGGATTAGGAACTCAAGGGGGAATGTCCAGTTATCGGCCTAGTTCTCTGTTCTCAGAAATTGTCAACACCCCTCAACGCCGAGGTGTTGCCGTCAATACCTCAACCAGCACCGTTGCTTACTATGCAGAAGAAAAGGGCATTCAGGGCATCTATACCAGGACTGGAAATGGTGCGCCTAAGCTTATTATCGATACCTCAGCCACCTCTGGCTTCAAGAGTATCGGTCAAGGTATGGCAATCAACAATAACGGAACTGTTGCTTTTTTTGCCACGAAGAAAACTGGCGAAACAGGAATTTTCACCCATGATGGCGTAGTGGGAAACCAGCCCAAACAAATTGCCAAAATTGGCGCTCCCTATACCAGTATTTATCCTGGTGTTTCCATTAACGATGATGGCACAGTTGCCTTTCTTGCTGCCATTCCTCCCAGTAATAGTCCGATTGCCTCAATCTCTAACTTTTCGCGATCGGAAGTTTTTACCAGTGACGGAACAACGACTCACAAAATCACTGATTGTACAGGTTTGGGTGCAGGCAGTCAGGCTTGTCCTTTAATTCCCACATCACCCACAATTAACAATGACGGCGATGTGGGTTTTGCCAGCAAAAACGGCATCTTTACCAGCAGTCCTGGATCTCCCATCTCCGTGATCATGGCGGATCAGGGAGGTCAAAATTTTTGGTTAAACTACTACCGAGAACCCAATATTAACGACAACGATTTGATTTCTGCTTATGCTCACAACGCTGGGCCAGGCCAGTTAATTTTTTCGTCTAATGGTGTTCAGGGTCAAATGGTAGCCGGGAATAACTTTACTACTTCTCGTGACCCATCAACCTTTTTGCATGTTGGGACAAGCGCCATCAATAATAGGGATATTGTGGCATTCATGGCCAATCAAATTGGTGTTGGTAAGGGGATTTTTATTGGTGCTGATGCTCAAAAAGATAAAGTCATTGGTGTTGGCTCTACCTTGAGCGGTGCGAAAGTCGTTGACTTGGCTATGGATCGGGAGAGCTTCAATGATAATAATGAGATCAGTTTCTGGGCAAGACTCGATAATGGCACTCAAGGCATTTATCGGGCTAACAAGTTTGGTGATTCTCAATTCAATCCCTTTATGCCCAATTGTGTACAAAATGGTGCTACCTTTAGTTTTTGCAATGCGAAACCGAGACTATGGTACGATCCGCCCTCTGCTTATGGTTTTGACTATCGGATGACCTCGGATTCTCTGTTTACGGAAATTATGAATCTTCCCGTTGGGTTTACCGATCCGTTTAAGGTCATGGTTGACAATATTTTTCTGGGTGAATTCACTGCCGGAGATAGCGTCAACTTCAGCGATTATTCTGAGTTATTGGGGGATCTGCTGGTTGAAGGATCTGGGGTAAAAGCCTTTAGTGTTTTAGGTTTGAATGTCGATCCGAGTAATCCTGATGTTTTCCCCATCAAACTCGATGCGAATACGGAGACAATCAGCTTCGATATGTACGCGAGAATGCAGGAAGACTCTTCTGATATTCCAGAACCCTCGGCACTGTTTGGCTTAATGCTGGTTGGCACAGGTTTCTTGTTGAAGAAGGGGGTTCAAAAGCACTAA
- a CDS encoding trypsin-like serine protease, whose amino-acid sequence MEDYKTQSFSFSSALLALTATVGLSAIAAPVQAGTIRHDRSDSQYRNLANLFPSVGYLSARNSSSSWACSGTLIGSRYVMTAAHCVENGSYMNQGTFWVGNNRYSVTGLTAHRDWFATGRNLGLGNDIALLALSESVRGVNPASLYTSFNEDISLGTYVGYGKTGNGLTGAIYRGGTKRAGQNIIGTGNRLGYSNNVLVSDFDDPRTSRWWDSLSQPLNLEYQLAKGDSGGGLFINGRVAGVHSFISSRDGNTNASYRDYSASTRVSTKKNWIWGGLNALGNFFGGSTVAESNPSVPAPAAAPPGGSLIPSLMELNPEYNYFDPNHRIRVLEDTGFYADRADVPEPSSLFGLGLVGAFLVKLRFRSAGKK is encoded by the coding sequence ATGGAAGACTATAAAACCCAATCATTTTCATTCTCCTCTGCACTCTTAGCGCTGACTGCTACCGTTGGACTGAGTGCGATCGCCGCCCCCGTACAAGCAGGTACAATCCGTCACGATCGCTCCGACTCCCAATATCGCAATCTGGCCAACTTATTTCCCAGCGTCGGCTATCTCAGTGCCCGCAACTCCAGCAGTAGCTGGGCATGTTCGGGAACACTCATTGGCTCCAGATATGTCATGACCGCCGCCCACTGTGTCGAAAATGGCTCATACATGAATCAAGGCACATTCTGGGTAGGCAATAATCGTTATTCTGTCACCGGATTAACCGCTCATAGAGATTGGTTTGCAACCGGTCGTAACCTAGGATTAGGCAATGACATCGCCCTTCTGGCCTTATCTGAATCCGTCAGGGGAGTCAATCCTGCCTCACTCTATACCAGCTTTAATGAAGATATCAGCCTGGGCACTTATGTGGGCTATGGCAAAACCGGTAACGGCCTTACCGGAGCCATTTATCGCGGTGGAACCAAGCGAGCTGGACAAAACATCATTGGTACGGGTAATCGACTAGGATACAGTAACAATGTTTTAGTCTCTGACTTTGACGACCCGCGTACCAGCAGATGGTGGGACTCCTTAAGCCAACCCCTGAATTTAGAGTATCAACTTGCCAAAGGCGATAGCGGTGGAGGTTTATTTATTAACGGTCGAGTCGCAGGCGTTCATTCCTTTATCAGTTCCCGTGATGGTAATACCAATGCCAGCTACAGGGACTACTCTGCTTCTACCCGTGTTTCCACCAAGAAAAACTGGATTTGGGGAGGATTAAACGCTCTCGGCAATTTTTTTGGAGGGTCTACAGTCGCTGAGTCTAATCCCAGTGTACCCGCCCCTGCTGCGGCTCCCCCTGGTGGCTCCTTGATTCCCTCTCTAATGGAGCTTAACCCAGAATATAACTACTTTGATCCGAACCATAGAATCCGTGTTCTTGAGGATACAGGTTTTTACGCCGATCGCGCAGATGTCCCAGAACCGAGCAGTCTTTTCGGGTTGGGCTTAGTCGGTGCATTCCTTGTCAAACTCCGGTTCCGTTCAGCAGGTAAAAAGTAA
- a CDS encoding DUF1517 domain-containing protein — protein sequence MKNRSWLNRKTAWKSLVLMVLMVALTFGSASSALAARSGGRIGGGSFRAPSRSYSAPSRTYTGGGYGFGGGFGFPFLLPFFGFGGGFGGLFTILIFVAIANFLMQTVRRLNDGDGEMLTGSSNPTASVAQVQVGLLADARSLQTDLDRIAETSDPSTGSGRAQILQEATLSLLRHPEYWVYGSAESSPGRLDTAEAKFNEFSIAERSKFTEETLSNYNNQLKQAESKGALPGDATDELEQASGDYIVVTLVAATFGKLELPTINGSQDLRRALSQIGSLGEENLLAIEVLWTPQASGDTLTSDDILAAYPNLKLV from the coding sequence ATGAAAAACCGATCTTGGCTTAATCGAAAAACCGCGTGGAAATCCTTGGTACTCATGGTTTTAATGGTTGCCCTCACGTTTGGCAGTGCCAGCAGTGCCCTAGCGGCCAGAAGTGGAGGACGCATTGGGGGCGGCTCGTTCCGCGCACCCAGCCGCAGCTATAGTGCCCCTAGCCGCACCTATACGGGCGGTGGATATGGGTTTGGGGGGGGATTCGGTTTTCCCTTTTTACTGCCCTTCTTCGGCTTTGGAGGCGGGTTTGGTGGGCTGTTTACGATCCTGATTTTTGTGGCGATCGCCAACTTCCTCATGCAAACGGTGCGTCGCCTCAATGATGGGGATGGAGAAATGCTCACCGGTAGCTCTAATCCCACAGCTTCCGTTGCCCAAGTGCAAGTGGGACTCTTAGCCGATGCCCGTAGCTTGCAAACCGACTTAGACCGAATTGCCGAAACCAGCGACCCCAGTACCGGTTCTGGACGGGCCCAAATTCTGCAAGAAGCCACCCTTTCCCTGTTGCGCCATCCGGAATATTGGGTGTATGGCAGTGCCGAAAGTTCTCCAGGGCGCTTAGATACGGCAGAAGCGAAGTTTAACGAATTCTCTATTGCCGAGCGCAGTAAGTTCACCGAAGAAACCCTATCGAACTACAATAACCAACTCAAGCAAGCGGAAAGTAAGGGCGCATTACCCGGTGATGCAACCGATGAGTTAGAACAAGCATCCGGGGACTATATTGTGGTTACCTTAGTAGCCGCCACATTCGGTAAATTAGAGCTACCCACGATTAATGGTTCTCAGGATTTACGCCGTGCCCTGAGTCAAATCGGATCGTTAGGCGAAGAGAACCTCTTAGCCATTGAAGTCCTCTGGACTCCCCAAGCGAGTGGGGATACCCTCACCAGTGATGATATTTTAGCCGCTTATCCCAATTTGAAATTGGTTTAA
- a CDS encoding DUF938 domain-containing protein, whose product MTADLRQSAPATQRNREPILKVLERVLPSKGTVLEVASGTGEHAVFFAPRLQPRAWLPSDFNPQLIESIKAWQAYYPNNFLYPPIRLDAQNPPWDLGEYQSEITAIVCINMIHISPWEVCLGLLKGAQDLLPSQGILYLYGPYKHKGEHTAPSNATFDRSLRSSNPLWGVRNLEDVIEVAQAHHLRHLETIEMPANNLSVVFERV is encoded by the coding sequence ATGACTGCTGATTTACGACAATCCGCCCCCGCAACTCAACGGAATCGAGAACCGATCTTAAAGGTTTTAGAACGAGTGTTACCGTCAAAGGGAACGGTTCTGGAAGTGGCCAGTGGCACTGGGGAACATGCCGTATTTTTTGCACCTCGCTTACAACCGAGAGCTTGGTTGCCTTCAGACTTCAATCCCCAGTTAATCGAGAGTATCAAGGCTTGGCAAGCCTATTATCCTAATAATTTTTTGTATCCGCCAATTCGTTTAGATGCCCAAAATCCTCCTTGGGATTTGGGGGAATATCAATCAGAAATTACGGCCATAGTTTGTATTAATATGATTCATATTTCTCCCTGGGAAGTCTGTCTAGGTTTGCTAAAAGGCGCTCAAGACCTTCTACCGTCCCAGGGAATTTTATATTTATACGGGCCATACAAACACAAGGGAGAACATACAGCTCCGAGTAATGCGACGTTCGATCGCTCCTTACGCTCGTCTAACCCCCTTTGGGGAGTGCGTAATTTAGAGGATGTGATTGAAGTCGCTCAGGCTCACCATTTGCGTCATTTAGAAACGATAGAGATGCCTGCCAATAATCTCTCGGTGGTCTTCGAGCGAGTTTAA
- the phnD gene encoding phosphate/phosphite/phosphonate ABC transporter substrate-binding protein, with amino-acid sequence MTAIETTERVSAEACAPDFPEITFGILAAESEETLEEIWTPFLEKVGEAIARPVLPFYGDYGDLIESMGEEEIQLAWYGGKSYIEAAEKSQAEAFAQTVSSQGYLGYYAHLIMHKDHPLLEEINLQEGDGDRVIFQNSQDLTFAFNDRQSTSGFLVPTYYLFIQNNFEPQDIFQSVSFLGSHEDTALAVANQEVEVATNNSEALQRLKQSDPEAFENIRVVWTSPVIPGDPLAYHRDLPECLKTELQDFFYRFTDREILEPLVWSGFDPASDRTWNVIRELEVARAIETVKQDDTLTEAEKATKLETLQQRLKELQ; translated from the coding sequence ATCACCGCAATCGAAACAACCGAAAGGGTATCCGCCGAGGCCTGTGCCCCAGACTTCCCTGAAATAACCTTTGGCATTCTGGCGGCTGAATCAGAAGAGACATTAGAGGAAATTTGGACTCCATTCTTAGAGAAAGTGGGAGAAGCGATCGCTCGGCCGGTATTGCCGTTCTACGGAGATTACGGTGACCTGATTGAGTCTATGGGAGAAGAAGAGATTCAACTGGCTTGGTATGGGGGAAAATCCTATATTGAAGCCGCAGAAAAATCTCAAGCCGAAGCCTTTGCCCAAACGGTGAGCAGTCAAGGCTATTTGGGATATTATGCCCATTTAATTATGCATAAAGATCATCCTTTGTTGGAGGAAATCAATCTACAAGAAGGGGATGGAGATCGAGTTATTTTCCAAAATAGCCAGGATCTGACCTTTGCTTTTAATGACCGGCAATCGACATCCGGGTTTCTGGTTCCAACTTATTATCTATTTATTCAAAATAATTTTGAACCCCAAGATATCTTTCAATCTGTGTCGTTTTTAGGCTCCCATGAAGATACAGCCTTAGCCGTTGCCAATCAAGAGGTAGAGGTGGCGACGAATAATAGTGAAGCATTGCAGCGCTTAAAACAATCTGATCCAGAAGCCTTTGAAAATATTCGCGTGGTTTGGACTTCTCCCGTGATTCCTGGAGATCCCTTGGCCTATCATCGAGATTTACCGGAATGTCTGAAAACGGAACTTCAGGACTTTTTCTATCGATTTACTGACCGAGAGATCTTAGAACCTTTGGTGTGGTCGGGATTCGATCCAGCGAGCGATCGCACCTGGAACGTGATTCGAGAGTTAGAAGTAGCCAGAGCGATCGAGACGGTTAAACAGGATGATACCCTAACTGAAGCCGAAAAAGCCACTAAACTAGAAACATTGCAACAACGACTTAAAGAGCTTCAGTAA
- a CDS encoding c-type heme family protein, which yields MSIRIKFILVTLVCLVVVMATGAWYIHQLQIQVLEKEAQNRTELVLHFTQATQDYMTHSLRPAVEQITDDLPIEVLSANFATRQVVEEFNLALPEYTYKPATINPTNPINRANEFEVSIIEKFRQNPKLEKLIGYTTLDNEERFYSASPVQVFASCLRCHGDPNVAPKPIVQRYGSTNGFGWQVGDIVGALMIYVPIADLRANFAGTLNNLWLTFSLLTLVVAIVIYFWFGQLVADRLTRISGVMSQTAANPTSKLTLHDRTKDEIGLMARSFNRMAESLYMLYTQLEEKVRERTAQLSEANAQIKTLNQKLRAENTRMSSELDILQKMQAMILPKPVELEEIQDLEISGFMQPAEEIGGDYYDVLQTDEGVTIGIGDVTGHGLESGILMVMTQTAIRTLKESQQEDMVKFVDILNRTLYRNVQRMEADRDLTLSILNYDRGKLQIIGQHEDVIVVRENGEIEQVSTVDLGIPIAFDEEIVPFLDQVSLALNPGEGIVLYTDGITETENDRQQAYGMEQLCDVIRGHWDLRVEEIKDAILNDFYGFIGEQSLADDITVLVIKRKGNSDRL from the coding sequence ATGTCTATCCGTATCAAATTCATCCTGGTTACCCTCGTGTGTTTAGTGGTCGTCATGGCCACTGGTGCTTGGTACATTCATCAACTGCAAATCCAGGTTTTGGAAAAAGAAGCCCAAAACCGGACTGAACTGGTGCTTCATTTTACCCAAGCAACCCAAGACTATATGACTCACTCCCTACGACCAGCAGTTGAGCAAATAACGGACGATCTGCCCATTGAAGTCTTATCAGCAAATTTTGCTACTCGTCAAGTCGTTGAAGAGTTTAATTTAGCGTTGCCTGAATATACTTATAAGCCCGCAACCATTAATCCCACTAACCCCATTAATAGGGCCAATGAATTTGAAGTCAGTATCATTGAAAAATTTCGTCAAAATCCTAAGTTAGAAAAATTGATTGGTTACACAACCTTAGATAATGAAGAACGGTTCTATTCAGCCAGTCCAGTCCAGGTTTTTGCCAGTTGTTTGCGATGCCATGGAGACCCGAACGTTGCACCTAAACCGATTGTTCAACGCTATGGATCGACGAATGGTTTTGGATGGCAAGTGGGGGATATTGTGGGGGCGTTGATGATTTATGTGCCGATTGCAGATTTACGGGCTAATTTTGCAGGAACTTTAAATAATCTATGGCTCACGTTTTCCCTATTAACTTTGGTGGTTGCCATTGTGATTTATTTTTGGTTTGGCCAATTAGTAGCGGATCGTTTAACTCGGATTTCTGGAGTGATGAGCCAAACCGCAGCGAATCCGACTTCTAAGTTAACCCTTCATGACCGCACTAAAGATGAAATTGGCCTGATGGCTCGGTCATTTAATCGGATGGCAGAATCCCTTTATATGCTCTATACCCAACTGGAAGAGAAGGTGCGAGAACGGACGGCTCAGTTAAGTGAAGCGAATGCCCAAATTAAAACGCTCAATCAGAAGTTACGGGCGGAAAATACTCGCATGAGTTCGGAGCTGGATATTTTGCAAAAGATGCAAGCGATGATTCTCCCTAAGCCTGTGGAGTTAGAGGAAATTCAAGATTTGGAAATTTCTGGATTTATGCAGCCTGCTGAGGAAATTGGTGGGGATTATTATGATGTTTTACAGACGGATGAAGGGGTAACGATTGGGATTGGAGATGTAACGGGTCATGGGTTGGAAAGTGGAATTTTAATGGTGATGACACAAACGGCGATTCGGACGCTGAAAGAAAGTCAGCAAGAGGATATGGTGAAGTTTGTTGATATTCTGAATCGTACCCTTTACCGCAATGTGCAGAGGATGGAAGCGGATCGGGATTTGACGTTATCGATTTTGAATTACGATCGCGGAAAATTGCAAATTATCGGGCAACATGAGGATGTGATTGTGGTTCGGGAAAATGGAGAGATTGAGCAGGTGAGTACGGTTGATTTAGGGATACCGATTGCGTTTGATGAGGAAATTGTGCCGTTTTTAGACCAGGTGTCTCTGGCGCTCAACCCTGGAGAGGGGATTGTTCTTTATACGGACGGGATTACGGAAACGGAAAATGATCGACAACAGGCCTATGGAATGGAGCAGTTATGTGATGTGATTCGTGGGCACTGGGATCTAAGGGTTGAGGAGATTAAAGACGCGATATTGAATGATTTTTATGGATTTATTGGGGAGCAAAGTCTGGCGGATGATATTACGGTTTTGGTCATTAAGAGAAAGGGGAATAGCGATCGCCTCTAG
- a CDS encoding slr1659 superfamily regulator has protein sequence MTITELREDDYCIHYDSSLTTVFFEGKLSLRDPSEYRPMTEFLENVVNSKSGDLTLDFQKLEFLNSSGIRVLSKFVSNLRKSQLQIQLTVLGSKEITWQSKSLRNLQKFMPSLILNFE, from the coding sequence ATGACGATTACAGAACTACGAGAGGATGATTACTGTATTCACTATGATTCCTCATTAACTACGGTCTTCTTTGAGGGCAAACTGAGCCTCAGAGACCCTTCGGAGTACCGTCCCATGACTGAGTTCCTAGAAAACGTGGTTAATTCTAAATCAGGGGATTTAACCCTAGATTTCCAGAAGCTAGAATTTCTAAACAGTTCGGGCATTCGAGTTCTGTCTAAATTTGTTTCTAATCTCAGAAAAAGTCAGCTCCAGATTCAGCTCACGGTTTTAGGCTCAAAAGAGATTACCTGGCAAAGCAAGTCTTTACGGAATTTACAGAAGTTTATGCCAAGTTTAATCCTGAATTTTGAATGA